Below is a window of Callospermophilus lateralis isolate mCalLat2 chromosome 9, mCalLat2.hap1, whole genome shotgun sequence DNA.
TGCAAAGCTGGTGGCACCTTGGTGACTCCCCTTTCTTGTTCTTGCTCCCCGGGCAGGTGGCGTCTCAGGGCTGCCCCTGTTCCTCAGCAGGAGGAGCCACAGGCCCTCACTCACCCCACTGTGGCCCTGGGACAGCGCCTCCTGGCAGGCCTCTGACTCCTGGATCAGCGGCTCTGTGGCCAGCAGCTGTTGCATGCAGGGCCTGGGCACAGCGTCCAGGTGCACGAGGCTGAGCAGCTCGGGCAGGTGGACAGCCCGGGCCTGGGCGTCATGGCGCACCCAGCGCAGCAGGGCCTCTAGCCGGCTCTGCTCCGGCTGCATCTGCAGCAGGTCACTGGCCAGACAGGTAGCCAACCGTTCTCGGGACAGCTGCAGGAACTCGTCCTCCTGGGCCACGGCCTCAAAGTTCTCCCGTAGGAAGGCCCAGGCCTTGGCGGCCACCCCCAGCAGCCCCTGTTGCTCCCCGAACTCGCAGATTCCCAGGCAGTTGGTGGCATCCAGCTGCTGTTGGAGGTAGCGGCCACAGACCTTCTGCACGGCAGGGAAGTGGAGGCGGGAGGCCGTGCGCGTCAGGGCCTCCACATTGGTCTGCGTGATGGTCAGCCGACCCGTGTACACGAAGTCCAGCAGCTGTCCCACCACGGCCGGCTCCACGTCAGGTAGCTCCACACGAGCAGAGAAGCTCTCAGCGAAGTCACCAGAAAACATGGCGTGGAAGTAGGGGCTGCTGAGCGCCAGCAGGCTGCGGTGACAAGGCAGCTCCCGGCCGCCCACCAGCAGGGTGACGTCGGCCAGCTTGGGCAGAGAGCGAAGCTGCTGCAGGCCATCCAGCATGTCCTGGGCGTGCGAGGGCAGCTGGAAGTCCAGGTCATCCACATTCCGCACCATGATGCCAGAGCTGGGCAGGGACACTCTGCAGCCCACCCTGTCACCGTAGAGGCACCTGGAGCCCACCTGAGTTCCTAGGAAGGGCAGAGAGCAGGGTCAGCCTGAGCGACAGGCTCACTCTCTCTGGGGACCGTTGGTGCACCACCCTCCCTGCCCCAGCAAGCCCTGGCTGAGCCTGACTGACCTGGGGCCACCGTCTGCCACCTCCCTTGACCCAGGCCACAGCCCTTGGAGGGAAAGCTCTGTTCCCATTTCACAGGAGGGAGGTGGCCAAGCCACTGGGGAAGGGCAGGCCCGAGAAAGAACCCAAGCCCCCAGAGGACAGGACTCCTGTGCCACTCGAGCTCCCCAAGGCCGGCCCTACCCCACCCCTCTGCCTGATTGACTGTTGGGGCGTTTTAGGGTCTCCTGCCCCCTGATTCGCACCGCCGGCCA
It encodes the following:
- the Klhl30 gene encoding kelch-like protein 30 isoform X2 encodes the protein MPLAAAGQSCPQLCVLSDGRQGWLNGTQVGSRCLYGDRVGCRVSLPSSGIMVRNVDDLDFQLPSHAQDMLDGLQQLRSLPKLADVTLLVGGRELPCHRSLLALSSPYFHAMFSGDFAESFSARVELPDVEPAVVGQLLDFVYTGRLTITQTNVEALTRTASRLHFPAVQKVCGRYLQQQLDATNCLGICEFGEQQGLLGVAAKAWAFLRENFEAVAQEDEFLQLSRERLATCLASDLLQMQPEQSRLEALLRWVRHDAQARAVHLPELLSLVHLDAVPRPCMQQLLATEPLIQESEACQEALSQGHSGVMLGLPPKMEEVLVVVGGRALEEDEGGEEPTPQPGNFAFYNTKARRWTALPDFPDYHKWGFSLAALNNDVYVTGGSRGTQTDTWSTTQAWCFPLKEAAWKPVAPMLKARTNHASAALNGEIYAIGDAWSVIASPFLPKYLSSPRCAALQGGLYLIGDNTKKVYVYDPGANLWQKVQSQHSLHENGALVPLGDALYVTGGRWQGMDGDYRVEMEAYDTVRDSWTRHGALPRLWLYHSASSIFLDVSKWTQPFGPAQEH